In Phreatobacter aquaticus, a single genomic region encodes these proteins:
- the rfbD gene encoding dTDP-4-dehydrorhamnose reductase yields the protein MRIAVTGKDGQVTRALQAAAGGAVVTVVALGRPELDLAQPDTILPALAAAAPDIIVNAAAWTAVDQAEAEPAQARAVNQTGARAVAEAAARLGVPIIQISTDYVFDGAKRSPYVETDPVGPTGAYGETKLAGEMAVAAAQPNHAILRTAWVFAPEGKNFVRAMLNLARSRPELGIVADQLGNPTYAPDIAAGIIAVARNLVADSRVDLRGVFHMTAGGETTWAGFAEAIFAGSRARGGPAAGVRPIATADYPTPARRPANSRLDCSKLEALHRVRLPSWPSGLERCLERLVPAEFSREAP from the coding sequence ATGCGGATCGCCGTGACGGGCAAGGATGGGCAGGTTACCCGGGCTCTGCAGGCCGCGGCAGGCGGTGCAGTTGTCACGGTTGTCGCGCTCGGACGGCCGGAGCTCGACCTCGCACAACCGGACACTATCCTTCCGGCTCTCGCAGCCGCCGCTCCCGACATCATCGTCAATGCCGCTGCCTGGACAGCCGTCGATCAGGCGGAGGCAGAACCGGCACAGGCCCGCGCTGTGAACCAGACGGGCGCCCGTGCAGTCGCCGAGGCCGCCGCGCGCCTTGGCGTTCCCATCATCCAGATCTCGACCGACTATGTCTTCGACGGCGCCAAGCGCAGCCCCTATGTCGAGACCGACCCAGTCGGGCCGACCGGTGCCTATGGCGAAACCAAGCTCGCTGGTGAAATGGCTGTCGCCGCGGCCCAGCCCAACCATGCAATCCTGCGCACAGCGTGGGTTTTCGCGCCCGAAGGCAAGAATTTCGTGCGTGCCATGCTCAATCTCGCGCGCTCACGGCCTGAACTCGGAATCGTGGCCGATCAGCTTGGCAACCCGACCTACGCCCCCGACATCGCAGCCGGCATCATCGCGGTCGCACGCAATCTGGTGGCGGATAGCCGAGTCGACCTGCGCGGCGTCTTCCACATGACAGCTGGCGGCGAGACGACCTGGGCCGGTTTTGCGGAAGCGATCTTCGCCGGGTCGCGGGCCCGGGGAGGCCCCGCGGCAGGGGTCCGCCCCATCGCAACGGCCGACTATCCGACACCGGCCCGGCGCCCCGCCAATTCCCGGCTCGATTGCAGCAAGCTGGAGGCGCTCCACCGCGTCCGTCTCCCGTCGTGGCCCAGCGGGCTGGAGCGCTGTCTTGAGCGCCTTGTCCCCGCTGAATTTTCTCGTGAGGCGCCATGA
- the rfbA gene encoding glucose-1-phosphate thymidylyltransferase RfbA: MKGIILAGGSGTRLHPMTMVTSKQLLPVYDKPMIYYPLSVLMQAGIRDILLISTPQDLPNFRRLLGDGSAWGISLTYAEQPRPEGLAQAFIIGADFIAGGPSALILGDNIFYGAGLPEILLRAREQTSGATVFGYHVTDPERYGVAEFGPDMQAVSIEEKPAKPRSNWAVTGLYFYDASVVDIAANIRPSHRGELEITDVNRTYLERGALRVEKFGRGFAWLDTGTPDSLADATNFVRALEKRQGTRICCPEEVAYEMGFIDRDQLQRLGKDLAKSSYGQYLLAVADGRI, encoded by the coding sequence ATGAAGGGCATCATTCTCGCCGGTGGCAGCGGCACGCGGCTGCATCCCATGACGATGGTGACATCGAAGCAGCTCCTGCCTGTCTACGACAAGCCGATGATCTATTATCCGCTTTCGGTGCTGATGCAGGCCGGCATCCGCGACATCCTGCTGATTTCCACGCCACAGGATTTGCCAAACTTCCGGCGCCTGCTGGGGGACGGCTCGGCCTGGGGCATTTCGCTCACCTATGCGGAACAGCCTCGCCCCGAAGGCCTGGCACAGGCCTTCATCATCGGCGCAGACTTTATCGCTGGTGGCCCTTCTGCGCTGATCCTCGGCGACAATATCTTCTATGGCGCGGGCCTGCCGGAGATCCTGCTCCGGGCGAGGGAACAGACATCGGGCGCGACGGTCTTCGGTTATCACGTGACCGACCCGGAACGCTACGGCGTGGCCGAGTTTGGTCCCGACATGCAGGCCGTCTCCATCGAGGAGAAACCGGCAAAGCCGCGGTCGAACTGGGCGGTGACGGGGCTCTATTTCTACGATGCGTCCGTGGTCGACATCGCCGCCAATATCAGGCCGTCACACCGCGGCGAGCTTGAGATCACTGACGTCAACCGCACCTATCTGGAACGGGGCGCATTGCGTGTCGAGAAATTCGGCCGCGGCTTCGCCTGGCTCGACACTGGAACGCCGGATTCGCTCGCCGATGCCACCAATTTCGTCCGGGCCCTGGAAAAGCGGCAGGGAACACGCATCTGCTGCCCCGAGGAAGTGGCCTACGAAATGGGCTTCATCGACCGCGACCAGCTACAACGGCTGGGTAAAGACCTCGCAAAGAGCAGCTATGGGCAATATTTGCTTGCGGTGGCAGATGGGCGTATCTGA
- a CDS encoding ABC transporter permease, whose protein sequence is MNYRRRLVLTWQLALREIEARYRGSILGMAWSLINPLLTLAVFTFVFGVVFQARWSQNQASTFDFAIMTFAGLMVFNVFAEVVGKSPSLITSQPNLVKKVIFPLAILPLITLTAALFHAAIALALLLLLQGIFGSGLHLSALALPIVLAPLLLFTVGASWFLSALGVYLRDIGQIIGPLVTMLMFLSPIFYPIAALPSWVRPIAIANPLAVSIEQTRDALINGHLPDPGIWALAMATGLISAGLGFLFFRKTRNGFADVL, encoded by the coding sequence ATGAACTACCGGCGTCGCCTTGTTCTTACCTGGCAACTCGCACTGCGCGAGATCGAAGCCCGCTATCGCGGATCGATCCTTGGCATGGCGTGGTCACTCATCAACCCTCTACTCACTCTTGCCGTCTTCACCTTCGTCTTTGGCGTGGTGTTTCAGGCACGCTGGAGCCAGAATCAAGCCTCTACCTTCGATTTCGCCATCATGACTTTCGCGGGTTTGATGGTGTTCAACGTCTTCGCCGAAGTGGTAGGCAAATCTCCGAGCCTCATCACGAGCCAGCCGAACTTGGTGAAGAAGGTCATTTTTCCGCTTGCGATCCTCCCCCTGATCACACTCACAGCAGCACTGTTCCATGCGGCAATTGCCCTTGCGCTGCTGCTCTTACTCCAAGGCATCTTCGGTTCTGGATTGCATCTGAGCGCGCTTGCGCTGCCAATCGTGCTCGCTCCGCTGCTTCTGTTCACAGTCGGCGCCAGTTGGTTCCTGTCCGCCCTGGGGGTCTATCTCAGGGATATTGGCCAGATCATCGGGCCACTCGTCACCATGCTGATGTTCCTCAGTCCCATCTTCTACCCGATTGCCGCCCTGCCGAGCTGGGTCAGGCCGATCGCCATTGCCAATCCGCTGGCCGTCAGCATTGAGCAGACACGTGATGCGCTGATCAATGGTCACTTGCCGGATCCCGGCATATGGGCACTGGCCATGGCAACCGGCCTCATATCGGCCGGTCTTGGCTTCCTGTTCTTCCGCAAGACCCGCAACGGGTTCGCGGATGTCCTCTGA
- the rfbB gene encoding dTDP-glucose 4,6-dehydratase, giving the protein MRILVTGGAGFIGSAVCRHLLTEVGAEVLNVDKLTYAGNLASLRDIDNRPGYRFVRADICDRPAMDALFADFQPDGVMHLAAESHVDRSITGSGAFVQTNIVGTFTLLEAARAYWQGLPSEREASFRFLNVSTDEVYGSLGDDGLFTEATPYDPSSPYSASKAAADHLASAWARTYGFPVVLSNCSNNYGPYHFPEKLIPLVILNALHGKPLPVYGDGGNIRDWLYVDDHARALHLILTRGRIGEKYNVGGRNERKNIDVVRQICAILDQLSPAGQPHDRLITFVKDRPGHDQRYAIDAAKLETELGWGARETFETGVEKTVRWYLENEWWWRPLRDSVYAGERLGLAPAAGA; this is encoded by the coding sequence ATGCGCATTCTTGTCACCGGCGGTGCCGGCTTCATCGGCTCCGCAGTCTGCCGCCACCTCCTGACCGAGGTCGGCGCGGAGGTGCTGAATGTCGACAAGCTGACCTATGCCGGCAACCTGGCCTCGTTGCGCGACATCGACAATCGGCCAGGCTACCGGTTCGTGCGGGCCGACATCTGCGACCGGCCGGCCATGGATGCCCTGTTCGCCGATTTCCAACCCGACGGCGTGATGCATCTGGCGGCCGAGAGCCATGTCGACCGGTCGATCACCGGATCGGGCGCCTTCGTGCAGACCAATATCGTCGGCACCTTCACCCTGTTGGAGGCGGCGCGCGCCTATTGGCAGGGGCTGCCGAGCGAGAGAGAGGCCTCCTTCCGGTTCCTCAATGTCTCCACCGACGAGGTCTATGGATCGCTTGGGGACGACGGCCTTTTCACCGAGGCCACGCCCTATGACCCGAGCTCACCCTATTCTGCCTCCAAGGCCGCCGCCGACCATCTGGCCAGCGCCTGGGCGCGCACCTATGGCTTCCCCGTGGTGCTGTCGAACTGCTCAAACAATTACGGCCCCTACCATTTTCCCGAGAAGCTGATCCCGCTGGTGATCCTCAACGCGCTCCACGGCAAGCCGCTGCCGGTCTATGGCGACGGGGGCAACATCCGCGACTGGCTCTATGTCGACGACCACGCCCGCGCCCTCCACCTGATCCTGACGCGCGGCCGGATCGGCGAGAAGTACAATGTCGGCGGCCGCAACGAGCGGAAAAATATCGATGTCGTGCGCCAGATCTGCGCGATTCTGGACCAGCTGAGCCCGGCGGGCCAACCGCATGACAGGCTCATCACCTTCGTGAAGGACCGCCCCGGCCACGACCAGCGCTATGCGATCGACGCGGCAAAGCTAGAGACCGAGCTCGGCTGGGGCGCCCGCGAGACCTTCGAGACTGGCGTGGAGAAGACCGTGCGCTGGTATCTGGAGAACGAGTGGTGGTGGCGGCCTCTGCGCGACAGCGTCTATGCCGGTGAGCGGCTGGGCCTTGCGCCCGCAGCCGGAGCCTGA